In Carcharodon carcharias isolate sCarCar2 chromosome 22, sCarCar2.pri, whole genome shotgun sequence, the following are encoded in one genomic region:
- the LOC121293685 gene encoding basic proline-rich protein-like: MSGLLLETVKDAKLYDVFSDPAAGAQRSYTWSQPDREAGPGPQQSSGLERPRPREAQVQRSPGPEKPRSREAEAQRSPGPEKPRSREAEAQRSPGPEKPRPREAQAQRSPGPEATGPEKPRPRGYRPSEAQAQRPRPREAQAQRSPGPEAAGPEKPRPRGYRPREAQAQRLQAREAQAQRLQAREAQAQRLQAQRSPGPEKPRPRGCRPREAQAQRLQAQRSPGPEATGQRSPGPEKPRPREAQAQRLQAQRSPGPEATGPEKPRPRGYRPREAQAQRLQAQGSPGPEATGPEKPRPRGYRPREAQAQAQRLQAQRIPGPEKPRPREAQAQAQRSPGPEKPRPRPREAQAQRSPGPEKPRPRGCRHRESQAQRSPGPENPRPRGCRPRESQAQRLQAQRLQAQRIPGPENPRPRGCRPRESQAQRSRGPEKPRPRGCRPRESQAQRIPGPEKPRPRGCRPRGCRPRESQAQRIPGPEAAGPENPRPRESQAQRSPGPGPEKPRPRESQAQRSPGPGPENPRPREAQAQRIPGPENPRPRESQAQRIPGPENPRPRESQAQRIPGPENPRPRESQAQRSPGPEAAGPEKPRPRESQAQRIPGPEKPRPRESQAQRIPGPENPRPREAQAQRIPGPENPRPRESQAQRSPGPEKPRPRESQAQRSPGPEKPRPRESQAQRIPGPEKPRPREAQAQRIPGPENPRPREAQAQRSPGPENPRPREAQAQRSPGPEKPRPRESQAQRSPGPEKPRPREAQAQRIPGPEKPRPREAQAQRIPGPEKPRPRESQAQRSPGPENPRPREAQAQRIPGPEKPRPIVRQVLSPRSNTCR, encoded by the exons ATGTCCGGACTTCTACTGGAAACAGTAAAAGATGCTAAGTTGTACGATGTCTTCAGCGACCCTGCAGCTGGAGCGCAGCGTAGCTACACCTGGTCACAGCCAGACag AGAGGCAGGCCCAGGCCCACAACAAAGCTCAGGCCTTGAGAGGCCCAGGCCCAGAGAGGCCCAGGTCCAGAGAAGCCCAGGTCCAGAGAAGCCCAGGTCCAGAGAAGCCGAGGCCCAGAGAAGCCCAGGCCCAGAGAAGCCCAGGTCCAGAGAAGCCGAGGCCCAGAGAAGCCCAGGTCCAGAGAAGCCCAGGCCCAGAGAAGCCCAGGCCCAGAGAAGCCCAGGCCCAGAGGCTACAGGCCCAGAGAAGCCCAGGCCCAGAGGCTACAGGCCCAGTGAAGCCCAGGCCCAGAGGCCCAGGCCCAGAGAAGCCCAGGCCCAGAGAAGCCCAGGCCCAGAGGCTGCAGGCCCAGAGAAGCCCAGGCCCAGAGGCTACAGGCCCAGAGAAGCCCAGGCCCAGAGGCTACAGGCCAGAGAAGCCCAGGCCCAGAGGCTACAGGCCAGAGAAGCCCAGGCCCAGAGGCTGCAGGCCCAGAGAAGCCCAGGCCCAGAGAAGCCCAGGCCCAGAGGCTGCAGGCCCAGAGAAGCCCAGGCCCAGAGGCTACAGGCCCAGAGAAGCCCAGGCCCAGAGGCTACAGGCCAGAGAAGCCCAGGCCCAGAGAAGCCCAGGCCCAGAGAAGCCCAGGCCCAGAGGCTACAGGCCCAGAGAAGCCCAGGCCCAGAGGCTACAGGCCCAGAGAAGCCCAGGCCCAGAGGCTACAGGCCCAGAGAAGCCCAGGCCCAGAGGCTACAGGCCCAGGGAAGCCCAGGCCCAGAGGCTACAGGCCCAGAGAAGCCCAGGCCCAGAGGCTACAGGCCCAGGGAAGCCCAGGCCCAGGCCCAGAGGCTGCAGGCCCAGAGAATCCCAGGCCCAGAGAAGCCCAGGCCCAGAGAAGCCCAGGCCCAGGCCCAGAGAAGCCCAGGCCCAGAGAAGCCCAGGCCCAGGCCCAGAGAAGCCCAGGCCCAGAGAAGCCCAGGCCCAGAGAAGCCCAGGCCCAGAGGCTGCAGGCACAGAGAATCCCAGGCCCAGAGAAGCCCAGGCCCAGAGAATCCCAGGCCCAGAGGCTGCAGGCCCAGAGAATCCCAGGCCCAGAGGCTGCAGGCCCAGAGGCTGCAGGCCCAGAGAATCCCAGGCCCAGAGAATCCCAGGCCCAGAGGCTGCAGGCCCAGAGAATCCCAGGCCCAGAGAAGCCGAGGCCCAGAGAAGCCGAGGCCCAGAGGCTGCAGGCCCAGAGAATCCCAGGCCCAGAGAATCCCAGGCCCAGAGAAGCCGAGGCCCAGAGGCTGCAGGCCCAGAGGCTGCAGGCCCAGAGAATCCCAGGCCCAGAGAATCCCAGGCCCAGAGGCTGCAGGCCCAGAGAATCCCAGGCCCAGAGAATCCCAGGCCCAGAGAAGCCCAGGCCCAGGCCCAGAGAAGCCCAGGCCCAGAGAATCCCAGGCCCAGAGAAGCCCAGGCCCAGGCCCAGAGAATCCCAGGCCCAGAGAAGCCCAGGCCCAGAGAATCCCAGGCCCAGAGAATCCCAGGCCCAGAGAATCCCAGGCCCAGAGAATCCCAGGCCCAGAGAATCCCAGGCCCAGAGAATCCCAGGCCCAGAGAATCCCAGGCCCAGAGAATCCCAGGCCCAGAGAATCCCAGGCCCAGAGAAGCCCAGGCCCAGAGGCTGCAGGCCCAGAGAAGCCCAGGCCCAGAGAATCCCAGGCCCAGAGAATCCCAGGCCCAGAGAAGCCCAGGCCCAGAGAATCCCAGGCCCAGAGAATCCCAGGCCCAGAGAATCCCAGGCCCAGAGAAGCCCAGGCCCAGAGAATCCCAGGCCCAGAGAATCCCAGGCCCAGAGAATCCCAGGCCCAGAGAAGCCCAGGCCCAGAGAAGCCCAGGCCCAGAGAATCCCAGGCCCAGAGAAGCCCAGGCCCAGAGAAGCCCAGGCCCAGAGAATCCCAGGCCCAGAGAATCCCAGGCCCAGAGAAGCCCAGGCCCAGAGAAGCCCAGGCCCAGAGAATCCCAGGCCCAGAGAATCCCAGGCCCAGAGAAGCCCAGGCCCAGAGAAGCCCAGGCCCAGAGAATCCCAGGCCCAGAGAAGCCCAGGCCCAGAGAAGCCCAGGCCCAGAGAAGCCCAGGCCCAGAGAATCCCAGGCCCAGAGAAGCCCAGGCCCAGAGAAGCCCAGGCCCAGAGAAGCCCAGGCCCAGAGAATCCCAGGCCCAGAGAAGCCCAGGCCCAGAGAAGCCCAGGCCCAGAGAATCCCAGGCCCAGAGAAGCCCAGGCCCAGAGAATCCCAGGCCCAGAGAAGCCCAGGCCCAGAGAATCCCAGGCCCAGAGAAGCCCAGGCCCAGAGAATCCCAGGCCCAGAGAAGCCCAGGCCCATTGTTAGACAGGTTCTGAGCCCCAGATCCAATACTTGCCGCTAA